The sequence below is a genomic window from Oreochromis niloticus isolate F11D_XX linkage group LG3, O_niloticus_UMD_NMBU, whole genome shotgun sequence.
tacactccaaaagaccccatgcttctgaaaaaatgaccctGGCTTAAGCCCAGTATGCCCCCCTCCCGCTCCGCtgatggttgactccaaatctcccgaacactacatcgatttgagaacgcaagaccgagaccaagaccgagaccaaagtcagtcgagaccaagacaagaccaagacgagaccaagaccacgtaaaagtggtctcgagaccaagacaggtctcgagacatccaactctactacatttacattttattaaataaataaattttaaagaGGTGACATTTTTGACTGAGAGGGAGTTACTCTTTAAGCATCCACTGTCCCTTGACTTCTCAGTGAGATCCAACCTTCAACTGTGACAACCTCTTTCAAAACAGCAAGAAGGCGATGGTCAAAATTCTCAACTAAGCAAATGTGATGAAATTGCAGCGCCCCCTTACATTTACATAGTTTTTACATGCATTTGCATAGTTTTGGTTATGAGTACGCCATAACCACATCTTTATGTTTGGGCAGGTGTAACAGCTATTCGCTAACtgtgggataaataaagtagaGTTTATCTCATTTTATCCCAGTACTGGTGCATCAGATATCCCCGTGTTGGTTTTGTTCAAGGGTTAGGCTTAGGGTTAGAATATGGTGTTTAGTGTGATGGTTCTTCTACAATGCAATATGACATCACACAAATGTGACTGGTCACTTGTAATGTTGAACCTGGATCAACGGTAGTTTTGATCaaggaacaacaccaacacggcGATATCTGCTCATGCTACTGCACATAGTTGTAGTTGTTCTCCTGCGTTCACATTAGCATGTGATTGATTTGTCACAAGTCACACCACCCATAGAGCTGTCTGTATATTCATATTCTTGGCTGCCATTGAAGaagagttttctttttaatttgttgatgCAAATCTAGAAGTATGTGATTTGAAACACCACACGTGTTTTACACTTAAGTTTTGCCTTATTGTGATGTTTTCTCCTCTTAGAACTGACCAGGATGAGGCAATATAAAGGTGAGATCAtagatttatatttaatttacttTCCAAGATATAAAAGCTCAACATAactattaatatatatatatatatatatatgtatatatatatatatatatctatatatatatatatgtgtaactGACCATatgtcttttttcctttaagAATCAGTCACCTTTAACCCTTCCACTGCCGGTGAGGGCCTTGTGGTGACAGAATCTGGGAAACGTCTGAAGTACTTCAGAGCAGCAAGCCCCTCGTCTGATGACTTTGGGAGGTTTGACTGTCCCATGGTGTTTGGGACGAAGGGCTTCACCTCTGGCCGGCACTACTGGGAAGTCCAAGTGGGCCTGAGAAACAACTGGGATGTGGGTGTTGCCAAGGAAACTGTAAACAGATCAAGGGTTGTTTTGAAAAGGGAAAATGGATTCTTTGCCATAGGAAAACGGGGGTTTGATTATGAAGTTCACTGCACACCCTACACGGTTCTCTACCTTTGCCCTAGGCCAAGGTTAATAGGAGTATATCTGGACTATGAAGAAGGCAGAGTCTCGTTTTTTGACGTGAATGAGAACTTGCATATTTATTCATTCACAGGGGAGtctttcacagagaaactcttcCCATACTTTTATCTACACAGTAGGGCAAAGAAATCTGAGCCTTTACTTATCAGGGATTGTCTTTATTTCTAGTTCACTTCATTCAACAATCAAAATGATAAATGAATAATAAGGTCAAAGTTTACATCTCAGATGAGTGCTGCGCAATCTGAACATCAATAAAAGGTAATCGGAAATGACCAATTTAAGATTAATAATTAACACCGACTGTTTCCTGTTGCCTTTTCTGCACATTGTGATAAACACTGACAGAGATAAAAGAACCACTTACAATTCATTCACAATATCAGGCTATgaaacatgcaaattatgttTTAAATATGCACTTGTAGAGTGCGTTCACAGTATATGAGAAACAAATCAGTATTGTGTCTGTTTCATTCAGAGCTTTCATTCAACGAAACTTGATAGACTTAAATCCATTTTTTGTTATTACGCATCCTGTTTATTTAGCTGTACTCATATCACATCACAGCATTTACACTCGAGTGGGGTCAAAATCTTCGTAGGATCTCCCGAATACAGCACCATGTATGGTAGTCACCACAGCCGCTTCtgtaaaaacaggaactttatGGTGCATTTAATTGTACCCTGTAAACCCTGTGAATGGCTAGGAGGTTTGTTTAATAGAGaaaggatttttcttttctttttttagataTTTACTTTCAATGTTCTTTTTCtgcggggttttttttttttttgttaatgcaTAGATGTAATAACATTGTCAAGCACAAACTTTGGCATAATCTTATATAAGTAAGGAGTAAACAGTGATAAATAGCTATAACTTATTTAAAATGAAGGCAAACAgcttaaaatgtaaagatatTATCATTTGCAGTACCTTACAAATTATTAAGTAAATCTGGCAGGAAAGAAACACATTTATCTAAGTCTgttatgtttaattattttggGCTTTTCTCATGAGAGTTTATGGGCTGTACGGACAGGGCCTGAGTTTATGGGTGTATGCTGTCCAGGAGGGCCAGCCCCTTTCCTAGCAGTGGTGGGTGTGTCTATCTCTATGTCAGGAGAACTAAGTGAGCAGAGTGTAGCTCAGTGCTGTTAGACCCTCAGGATACACAAGCTGGCAGTTACAAAAGAATTGTAAGTATGTTTATGAATTATTTCTTTactttctggtattttaaagaaagCTTTTGACCATTACATGAGATTTCTGTGGAGGTACACAGCTGAGTTGAACTTGTTTACATTGTTCATAGGTCATGTAAGTGGTGAATGAGTCATTTTCATGTTATGCACTCTTACTCTCTCACGATCAGAAGTGAAAAGCCACAATCTAAAATAAGTTTTTAGTTtgaaggctgtgtcattgtgaCAAATGTAGCCATTAATGTTGTTACGATCACAGAGAATACTCGGAGCTGATTGGATGGAGGATATGGAAAACTTCAAGATTCCCATATGACTCTGACATAGTAGAGATGTTTTGTGACGTACACTCAGAATTCTTTCACTCTCAGTATGTGTGATAAGGAAAGTTTTTTTCCCTCAGTGTATATGCAGATATGCCCGTACATGCAGGAAAATCCAGTTTTGCATGAGTTTTTGAACAAACTGTTACAGTCGAATGTCAGTTCAGAACAAATATGGAGTTGACAAACATAGAACACCACCCACCTGATCAGCAGTTCGATTGACTGGACATACCTTTGCTCTTGATCCTATAAACTCATTCATTACCACATATGGTTACATGTGAGCGTTAATACTCACTGCTGTCTTGTACTGccatatatacattttttggtttttcttttccaaattGCTGTTTGGTGTGTCAGTGACGAAACGCTGGTGATggtaatgtttgttttttgtctttatattaAAGTTATCAGACTTTGGTTATAATGAAACACTGTTCATGAAACATTCAGCTCGATTTTTGTGTGATCCATTTTTGACTGACTTCCAGACTGAAGTCGTTTATTTAATACTGTGCAAATGTTTTGAGCCAACAcacctttttttgaaaaaatatatttcttccAAAGAACCAGCCTTACTTCCAGGTGATTTTGAGCAATAGTTGTCTAAAGAtcttttaagtttttatttggacactggctgcttttcaCTCGTGTTCAGTCCAGTCTTTATACCTGACTAGTTTCACaggaatgtgtttttctttttgtcaagCCAAAAACACAGACCTATCAATCATTCAATCAGAAATGTAACTCAAGGAATGAACCAGTGCTGTGTCTATACATAACATCTTAGCAAAGATCTCATTTTAAATAGTATCTTTGGCCACTTTGTTACCATCACCCTGTCACTAAAAAATCTCAGAAAAATGCCGAAGATAAAGTAATATGGTAATCACATTATTGGTGCAAAAATTCCTTTTTACACTTgtcaaagagctattagccatAAACTTGGCATATTTCGGCATGATGTGCAAAAAACTATCtccagcagatgaacagtatctgaaactccctaagaaataggaaaagaaaTCCAGAAAATACCTGACAGGACCTGAGAGAAGCATCTGGCCCTCTATCCATGTGTTGTTTATTGAAGCCTTAACAAAAATGGCCTGATTTGAAGGGTGGCTGTGAAGAAGCGTTATGGAAGGGAAAcaaggaagaaaaggatgaggtaTAGCAAATTAAGTGAGAACTGGCAACAgaaaatcagtgacaacgagtctgatggagtgatgaatccaaagcttttggttcaaatcattgTCAGTGTGCAGGGAGAAGGCCGGGAGAGGTCCAACAGCGAGAGTCTGCAGACATCCGTAAAACACTGTGctggctctgtcatggtttagTGCTGCATtttagccagtggtgttggagatcttgtgaACATTGATGGAATCATGAATGAAGAAAAGTACCATCATATTTTGACACTGCCAAaaacctggatagaaaaaataTGCAGTAGTGCACTACTGATAGTGGACTgtcctccccagagcccagaccttaatattattgaagcagtgtgggatcatctgaAGTCAGCCAAAATCCAAGAAGAGCTCTGAATGTCCTTcgaaaagcctggagaactattaaTGAAAACTACTTCAAGAAATTAAGAAATCTTTTTGCCTTATAGACTGATATATAGATATTTACATGAATGCTTGCACACGTTTCAGCAAACTGTTGCATCCAAAGAAATTAGCGGTGGCTTAAGGCTCAAGGCACAGTAATAAATGCTACTTTTTATTGATGTGTTTACTAAGGTTGGGCAACACCTGTGGAACAGTGATTATctaatccaactttatttatatagcactttaaaaacaacaaagttgaccaaagtgctttccaataataaaacagagatagcAGTTAAAAACCATACGTTAAGCAGACAaagaaatacatataaataacaataaaataaatacataaatgaaaaagaagataaaaataaatcagtataTATATTAAGTATTAAAACATGAGTGAAATAGACAATAAGATCTACAATGAATAAAATTAACAAACTAAAAAGATTAAGAGCTGACTAAAACTGACTACAAACTGACTCTGGTACTACTCCTAAAAAGCCTTTgagaaaaagtgtgtttttaaaagtgatttaaacatttcaaGTGTTGGGGCCAGCCTAATATGGAGGGACAGTTTATTCCATAATTTGGGGGCCACAGCAGCGAAAGCAGCgaaaaagcaacacaaaaacagtttatACAAAGATGTAGTACATGTTGTTCAAATTGGGCATCAGGTTAGCACAAAGTGTTTTCCCAGTGAAAACTACTGTTTGATTCTGCCAAGTGATACAaaacatgagagaaaaaaatgtttgtttggcATCTGTTGCCATATTTATCTATTAAATTAATTCTAATGAACAACCAAAGCAATAAAGACTGAAGCCTGATGAACTGAGCTAATGACAGTAGCTCTGGACAGTTTTTAACCAGAAGCTGTTTTCTGTGCAGTGTGTAATCATGTAGTTTCCTTCTGTTATGTCCAGGTTAGTGAAAAATGATGTTGAATGTGCGCTAATAAAACCTCTCTTTTCTTGTCAGACATACTGCTTCAAATAAATCATCACCTGTGCAAAAAGCACACTAAAACAGGCCGCAGGTTGCTTGTATTTGCACAGGCATATAAAGACCCGATGTCAGATCCTCCTAATTGCTGCATCTGTCTGGATGAGTTTACAAGCCCTGTGTCCCTCCCCTGTGGACACGTCTTCTGCTTGGGATGCATTGGAGAATACTGGAAAATCAACGAGGCCTGCCAGTGCCCACTTTGCAAGACTTTGTTTCCTACCAGGCCACAGCTCAAAACAGACCAGACACTACATACTGTGGAAGCACCTCCACCTTTAAAAGCTGGAGAGGTTCCCTGTGACTCCTGCTCAGCAAAACGTCCTGCAGTCAAATCCTGCCTGGTGTGCATGGCTTCCTACTGCACCACTCATCTGGAAGCACATTACCAGAATGAAGAGCTTGGGCGCCATCTACTGGTCAGTGTGGTAAAAAACCTTGAGGATTCTGTGTGCAAACTGCATGGGAAGAAGTTGGAGAAGTTCTGCAGAAGCGACCGGGCGTACATTTGTGCTATGTGTGCACAGACTGAGCATTGGAGCCACAACATCATTTCTATTAGTCGGGAAGCTTTAAAGAAGAAGGTAAAGAAAATTCTGCTAAAGGTTTATTAGAAAAAGTAGATACAAATAAATTTCGTTGGCAATAATTTAATAAGTATTCTCTCATTTCAGcttaaaaaaagactaaaaaactTGACACTCAGTTGGATTCACAAGCTATCCCATAATAATCTCAGGCGTTTAGTGTTAAAGCTGTTTAGTAAGTTACATTTGTTAACAAATTAAACAACAAAAGTAAGAATTAGCTTACATCTTTGCAGCCATTTCTTGCCTTagcatttcattttttcattccCCTTTTTTTGATTACTTTTGTAAATTTGGATGGAGCCCAAAAGCTGGACTCTTTTTGTAATCAAAAAGTGAACTGAAGCTCTTGAtggagttttgttttgtctcaTCCATCAAAGGGAAAGAAACTGTCATCAGGGGGTGCACAGGATTGCAACATACTTCAGAAGAAGCTCAGGAGACCATATGACAACTTGATTTAACAAAACATGGTACAAGTGTGTCTGCAGTTTGTCAGTTCAGCTGTGCTAATGCAGCGTCTCCCCACAGGTTAGTCTAAAACGGAGGAGGAAGAAACTTCAGCAAGAGGTTCAAGATAGAGTTAGTGAAGCCGAGGAAATCAAGCTCACTGTAGATCTCAGAGGACAAAGTCCAAAAGAGGAATGGCAAACAAATAAAGAACTCGAACAGCTGGAAGAAGAAATCGCTGAGCTCCAGAAGAGAAACGCTGAGCTAGAACAGCTCTTGAAGATTGAAGATGATCTCCAATTCTTACAGGTTTGCTTCCGGGTAAACTTTGTGCagcattaaacacacacacacacacaaaacacaacactaATTTCATCACTCTCTTGTCCCTGCAGAGATCTCTCCATGCTGCTTTGTGATTCAAGAAACATGCTGATCATCAAGTCTTTATTTATGTGGGGGGGTTTTCAGCTATAAAATGATTACGTAATCTCAGCTGGGTGGGTGTGTTAGCTTTCAAGGAAAAGTATGCTCTGATTCATGTGAATGAGATGAGAAgtgtcacttatttatttttgcatttaatgtACGGATACAACCAGCTGACTTTTAGCCTACAGTGAAACACAAACTTGAACTATTTACACCTCTGAACCTCAATAAtacttttaaaaaggaaaagctAGCTAATTCCCATGATTTCCAATcccaagctaagctaagctgcTGGTAGCTGCGGTCATACATTTAATGTAAATGGTACTGATCTCATGTATCACTCTGCCAGAAATCCAATGAATGCACTTTGGAAACATGTCTTCTATTTTAACTACTTATGTCAATgtgaattttgtattttaaaaaaatgaatcattTACACGGGTTCAAAGAAACTGTGAATTTTAGAAACAGTAAACCTCAGGGACGTTGAACTTGGTTGTATGAATGTAACTTATTACTGGGCGGGTGATACAATTAACTGCTATTCAGTGCCGAAATGCTTTTGTCTTCCTTTTTGATGAACCAATAAAATGTATGTAAAATGCGACCGAAGTCCTGTGCAATAAAAAGGTCTTGTGAAATTCGATATTTGATCTGTATGAACATGCTGAGCACACACAACACGCCCTGCTGCAGGCACACTGATGATTTGTTTATGCGTTTGCATGCCAACTCGTCTCTGGAGTGAAAAATGTGAACGGTTGGGAGTATGAACAGAAATGAAACTTAAACTCTAGGAGGAAGTCCAAAAGGAaggacacacactcacacacactgggAGTAAAGAGAAACGGAGACAAACGCCTGTGAGGGAGTATCTCAGTAACCCAAAGGTAATACTGCACTTATAATTTTGCATAAGCttcatataaataaaagacTGATGTTGAATGACAGATATTACATGTAATATACAGTTAGCTTACAGTAATAGATTTCAATCAAATGTGTGTGATCAACTGTACTGTAATAGAAAATACAGTGTGTACCGGTACTTTATATTTGGTGTAGAGTTTCCTCCTCCAATCTTCAACACTCTCATGTGTGAGGCTTATTTACAGGGTGTGTCACTAGTATTCAGTGGTTTTTACTTCTTACTTTTCAGAGGGGCCAGTAGAAAGTTTCAGAGAAACGGTCATCACTGTATCCAACATGTTGCCCACAAATGACAGTATATGTAATTCTACCTAATTTGACTGTTCGCTGACTTTATCAATTATAAATTGACCTGCACACATGTTAAATATTAGCAGATAACTTCTGTTGAATTTAAGTAAGTCCTGATaaataatcataatcataataCTTTAACTAAATGATATTACAAAGTGGAATTATTAAGCAATAAACTAAATCTTGTTCAGTTAGTCGTACTTACACTAGAAGTAACCAGAAGTGGATTTGTAAACTGATTCTGAAGCCTTTATTTCAGCCTATCTTCTTCTGTATAAGTGACCGTATTTACACATTTAGAGATTAGAGCGCTAAATCATCAGATAATGCTAGCAAGCTTGACAAGCCAGGTGCATCACATGGACACAGAAACCTGCTAAGTAGTGCTACTTAACATGACATGGCAGAATTACATTCACCAAATCTTGACCACAAACATTTTGAATGGTTAGTACAATTAATTCTGGGAGCTGGGAGGTCCCGCTCAGTGAGCTGAGTTAGTTTAGGTGATGGCTATTCATCGTGAAGCTTAGTTGGAAATAGATGCACCCCAAGCAATGCATAGCTTTAAGCCTCAAGTAATTTAAGAAAGTGTCATATTAACCAAAcaaatcaaatgttttaaaGCTGCAAGGAAGGTTTAGCTAAGGTACATACACAAAAAATTTAATTTCTCCTTCAAAGCTGAGCAATTTTACATAGAAGTGTACGGGGATTTGCGGGTGGAGCTGGTACATAATGTCCActatctttattatttatttaataaaggaCATTATGAAGTCGATGACACTTAACAAggttacagttttttttatgttagaaGCAACTAATGAAACACATATTCTAACATTTGAATACAAAACAAGACTTTCAAggaaaatttatttgaaatgacaaaataaaagtcACTGTTACTTTTCTCAGTGAATAACCTTGTGGTCCTCTCTTGAAGCAGATATGGTCCCTACTTCAGCATCACCCAGTGAGCCTGGCTTGCTGGTAAAGCACCTCCACTGCTCCATCTGCATGGACGAATTTACAGATCCTGTCACTACAGCTTGTGGTCACTCTTTCTGCAAGCAGTGTCTGGTCCGGAGCTGTAATATCGGTGACAGAGGGTGCCCGCTATGCAACAATCATATAAGCAGGATTCCTGATGTTAATATAGTCCTGAGAGACATTGTTGAACAACTGAAAGAGAAATACACTGGAGCTCCTGGGGAGGTGGCCTGTGATGTTTGCAGTGACAAAAAGCTGAAGGCCAAGAAGTCCTGCCTTGTGTGTCTTGCATCATATTGTTCAGTTCACCTGGACAATCATTTGTTAACAGAAAGGTTGAAGGGCCACAAGTTGATTGAACCAGTGGAGAATCTGGATGCAAGGGCCTGCTTGAAGCATGGACGCCCCTTGGAGCTGTACAGCAGGGAGCGGCGGGCATGCATTTGTGTTCTCTGCATGGAAGGTCAGGAGGAGGTGGTCTCAACTGAAGATGAATGGAAGAAGAAAAGGGTAAATTAACATAACAACCCCTGAATATGTGATTTGAGTCTTGACAGCATTGTATATTTACCAATATTTTTTACTTACTATACGTACTTTATTGTGACATGTGGAAGAATTTTCAAGTGCACAAAAAATGAGTGCACATGAAAAAAGACATTTgtaaagtattattttattttttctcctaCAGTCTGAACTTGACAACACCAGGACAGAGTTAAATGAGAACATTGCTGAGAGAATAACAAAGACTGCTGAGATTGAGGAAGCTTTCAGGAGCTGCAAGGTAAGCAGCAAATAAACCGACTTGGAGTAAAAAGCCAATCAGATGAGTCAAAGTGAAAATCTACAatgtcagtttgttttttcaaagacaaaaatgaTGTTTATGGTAACTGACTGAATGCTAAACCTTTCTCAGAATTAACTTCCCTAACTAAACCAGTGAAAAAGTAGTGTGTTACTCTGTGTAATACAGAATAAAAAGAGGTAAAAAGTCAAATAGACAGTGCTGTTTCATTCCCATTTTTAGGACCAGCTGGAAGACGAGTGGTGGGATATTGATTCTGTGTTCAACGCTGTGATCGCCATTGTGGAAGAAGCCCAGGCAAGAGCCCGTCAGCCAATAGAAGACAGGATTCAGGTTTTGGAAAACGAAGCAAAAGATCTT
It includes:
- the LOC102079666 gene encoding tripartite motif-containing protein 47-like, whose translation is MSDPPNCCICLDEFTSPVSLPCGHVFCLGCIGEYWKINEACQCPLCKTLFPTRPQLKTDQTLHTVEAPPPLKAGEVPCDSCSAKRPAVKSCLVCMASYCTTHLEAHYQNEELGRHLLVSVVKNLEDSVCKLHGKKLEKFCRSDRAYICAMCAQTEHWSHNIISISREALKKKVSLKRRRKKLQQEVQDRVSEAEEIKLTVDLRGQSPKEEWQTNKELEQLEEEIAELQKRNAELEQLLKIEDDLQFLQRSLHAAL